In the Arthrobacter sp. Soc17.1.1.1 genome, GAGCCGGTCGAGCAGTGCGGCGACGCGCTCGTTGCGGCGCGCGCCGGCCGCCGTCCAGGCGTCACGGCCCTTGTCGGTGAGCTGCACCAGGACGGCGCGGGAGTCGGTGGGGTCCGGCTGCCGGCGGACGAGGCCGGCCTGCTCGAGCTTGATGATCTGCTCGGTGGCGGAGGGCACCCGGACGCCGAGGTTGGCGGCGACGCGGCTCACGCGCAGCGGCTCCTCGGCGGCCATGCTCAGCGTGCTCATCTGCATGGTGGTGAGCTCCCCGTCGCTGTCCATGGAGCGGCTGAGATAGACGGCATGGCGCAGGGTGGTGCGGAAGGACTGCGCGAGCTCGAGCAGCCGGGAATCCGTGGAGAGGCTCATAGTTAGGTAGCCTAACAGTTCTGGCCCCGAAAGGCAAGATGCGCGGCCGTGCGGTCCGGGTTAGCGTGGGACGAGCCGATCGGAGGGGGACCATGCAGGACGCTGTGCCATCCGTGATCAGGCTCAGGGCCCAGGCGCTGCTCGACGACGCGGACACAGCCGCCCTCCGCCTCTCCGGCACCCCGTCGGTCGCGACGGGTCGAGCCACTGTCGCGTTCTCCGTCGTCGTCGCGGGCGCCCTCACGCTCATGCTGAGCGACGCCGCACCTCCGCTCGTCCTGTCCGGGCTGATCGCCGTCCTGATCGCCGTGATCGTCCTCGTCGCCATCACGCGCCGTACGAGGAGCGTCCTCCCCCACGGGTGGAACCGGCGACTCGCGTTCAGCTCCTTCCTTCCCCCCGCGGCCGTCTACCTCATCAACGGCGCACTGCTGGTACTCGGTCATCGCCCGCAGTTGCCGCTCTGGGGCGCGCTGGGCATCGCGGGCCTGCTGGCCGCGCCCCTCGCAGCCAGCGGCGTGTGGCTCATCCGGCGTCGCGGACAGCAATCCCCTTCCCCGACGAGCGCATCGGACAACCCCTTCATCGTGCTCGCAGCCCTCGCAGCGGTGGACGCCGCCGGCCTGCGGAGCCTCCGGCTGGCGACCGGATTCCCGGACGACGCACTGGACCGGATCATGAGGGACCTCGACGCACGCGAGCTCGTGGACCTCGGGTGGGGCGGCAGCCGGCCCGGGCTGAACACCCCGGTGGCGCTGACACCTGCGGGGGCCGCAGAATTCGAGGATGTCCGGGCACGGCTGCGCCTAGAGGCCGACGGCATCCCGGACCGATGAGCGGACCGGTCCCCGTCCCCGATCCGATCGCCTTCCTCGCCGGGACCTGG is a window encoding:
- a CDS encoding MarR family winged helix-turn-helix transcriptional regulator; amino-acid sequence: MSLSTDSRLLELAQSFRTTLRHAVYLSRSMDSDGELTTMQMSTLSMAAEEPLRVSRVAANLGVRVPSATEQIIKLEQAGLVRRQPDPTDSRAVLVQLTDKGRDAWTAAGARRNERVAALLDRLDEDERATLAAALPVIEKLTSAT